A single Xylella taiwanensis DNA region contains:
- a CDS encoding DNA-methyltransferase, protein MSTTPAAAYTLHEGDALRLLCELESASVDAVMTDPPYCSGGMRMADRFKSTGDKYLNSDTQRRFPDFECDFRDHRGFLAWSSQWLSECHRVTRPGGVLLVFIDWRMLPTLTDAVQSAGWVWQGIVVWDKTPACRPHVGRFRSQAEYVVWASRGHLNTKAHPVILDGVFSVNVTAHEKQHQVGKPLALMEHLLRIVPPGSTVLDPFAGSATTGVAALRTGHRFIGMELSPGYCQVARKRLAALETE, encoded by the coding sequence ATGAGCACCACGCCAGCGGCGGCCTATACCCTTCACGAGGGAGACGCGCTGCGATTGCTGTGCGAACTGGAGAGCGCCAGTGTCGATGCGGTGATGACCGACCCACCGTATTGCTCCGGGGGGATGCGAATGGCGGATCGATTTAAATCGACGGGCGACAAATACCTCAACTCCGATACTCAACGTAGGTTTCCAGACTTTGAATGTGACTTCCGCGACCATCGCGGTTTCCTGGCTTGGTCCAGTCAATGGCTGTCTGAGTGCCATCGCGTGACCCGCCCTGGCGGCGTGTTGTTAGTCTTTATCGACTGGCGCATGTTGCCGACGCTGACCGACGCGGTGCAAAGTGCCGGTTGGGTGTGGCAAGGCATTGTGGTGTGGGACAAGACGCCTGCCTGCCGTCCTCATGTGGGCCGGTTCCGCAGCCAAGCCGAGTATGTGGTGTGGGCGTCGCGCGGGCATCTAAATACCAAAGCGCATCCCGTGATTCTGGACGGCGTGTTCAGCGTTAACGTTACCGCACATGAGAAACAGCATCAGGTGGGTAAGCCGCTGGCATTAATGGAGCATTTGCTGCGGATCGTGCCGCCGGGCTCGACGGTGCTGGATCCGTTCGCCGGAAGTGCGACAACGGGCGTGGCCGCCTTACGCACCGGGCACCGCTTTATCGGGATGGAACTATCACCGGGCTATTGCCAGGTGGCCCGAAAACGACTGGCCGCATTGGAGACGGAGTGA
- a CDS encoding terminase large subunit domain-containing protein, whose product MTLNLMPPLQHWPPKQALALLLEERARRRRTDRLTDYRPYPKQRQFHAMGAAVRERLLAAGNQLGKTLCAGHEVAMHLTGRYPPWWTGKRFARANHGLAGSETGELTRRGVQRILLGRDVKTDMGSGAIPGACIQGVTWARGVPELVDTVYVQHRR is encoded by the coding sequence ATGACGCTGAACTTGATGCCGCCATTGCAGCACTGGCCGCCGAAGCAGGCGTTAGCCTTGCTGCTGGAGGAACGCGCCCGCCGCCGCCGCACCGATCGCCTGACCGACTACCGGCCCTATCCGAAACAGCGCCAGTTTCACGCGATGGGCGCCGCCGTACGCGAACGGCTGCTGGCGGCGGGTAATCAGCTGGGCAAGACGCTGTGCGCTGGGCATGAAGTGGCAATGCACCTGACGGGACGCTATCCGCCGTGGTGGACGGGTAAACGGTTTGCCCGCGCTAATCATGGGCTGGCTGGATCTGAAACAGGAGAACTCACCCGCCGCGGCGTGCAGCGCATCTTGCTAGGACGGGACGTAAAAACGGACATGGGCAGCGGCGCGATTCCAGGCGCGTGCATCCAGGGCGTGACCTGGGCGCGTGGTGTTCCGGAACTGGTCGATACCGTGTATGTCCAGCATCGTCGCTGA
- a CDS encoding phage holin family protein, whose translation MLDLTDMPLWKELFCVGLAMMAGTLGYCMRTLDEGGKLLCSRVLVETLSAGLVGLCVMWGCDALDMSQSITFATVGVSGLIGTSNSLEFIQHCISPKMSSKKRPSDDR comes from the coding sequence GTGCTTGACCTCACCGACATGCCCCTATGGAAGGAATTGTTTTGTGTGGGCTTGGCGATGATGGCCGGAACGCTGGGCTATTGCATGCGCACGCTTGATGAAGGCGGGAAGCTGCTGTGTTCGCGGGTGTTGGTTGAAACCCTCAGCGCGGGGCTGGTGGGCTTATGTGTCATGTGGGGGTGTGACGCGCTCGACATGAGCCAGTCCATCACGTTTGCCACGGTCGGGGTGTCTGGGTTGATCGGCACCTCCAATAGTCTGGAGTTCATCCAACACTGCATCTCCCCAAAAATGAGTTCTAAAAAGAGACCCTCTGATGATCGTTAA
- a CDS encoding glutathione binding-like protein yields MKLYISPGACSLADHILLRWAGFSFDLQVLDHKGMKEPEYLALNPAGAVPALQVDDWVLTQNAAILNYITDLAPAECGLAGDGSPQARAEINRWIAFANADVHPTFWPLFGGTAYLQDQQLIARTQDNARQKLRVLYQRADTHLKHHKWLANGQRSGADAYLYVTLRWAKKVGVDLSNLDALEAFFQRMETDPGVHAALQAEGLI; encoded by the coding sequence ATGAAGCTGTACATCTCGCCAGGCGCTTGCTCTTTGGCCGACCATATTCTGCTGCGGTGGGCTGGTTTTTCGTTCGACCTGCAGGTTCTCGACCATAAAGGTATGAAGGAACCCGAATACCTTGCATTGAATCCCGCAGGTGCGGTGCCAGCGTTACAAGTGGACGACTGGGTACTGACTCAAAATGCAGCTATTCTCAATTACATTACTGATCTTGCTCCTGCCGAGTGTGGGTTGGCTGGCGATGGTAGTCCGCAGGCGAGGGCGGAGATCAACCGCTGGATCGCTTTCGCCAATGCGGATGTACATCCCACGTTTTGGCCACTCTTTGGGGGGACTGCCTATTTGCAGGATCAACAACTGATCGCACGCACTCAGGACAATGCTCGGCAGAAATTACGCGTGTTGTACCAGCGTGCTGATACACATTTAAAACATCACAAGTGGCTTGCTAACGGACAGCGTTCCGGTGCCGATGCGTATCTCTACGTGACACTGCGATGGGCTAAAAAGGTCGGTGTAGATCTTTCTAATTTGGATGCGTTAGAGGCGTTCTTTCAGCGCATGGAGACGGATCCTGGGGTACATGCTGCTTTACAGGCGGAAGGGCTGATCTGA
- the lysC gene encoding Rz1-like lysis system protein LysC, with the protein MCLTCLGACSTGAPVKTITVVQSRVEVAAPPQELLRPCEEPVLPRVATVRDVLEHALSWRVAYAHCAAQVRCLAAWTQAASRDQAWQPDGCGALEPE; encoded by the coding sequence ATGTGCCTGACGTGCTTGGGTGCCTGCTCGACGGGAGCACCTGTCAAGACGATCACGGTCGTCCAGAGCCGCGTTGAGGTGGCTGCCCCGCCACAGGAATTATTACGCCCTTGCGAGGAGCCAGTGCTGCCGCGTGTGGCGACGGTGCGTGATGTGCTTGAGCATGCGCTGTCATGGCGTGTGGCCTATGCGCACTGCGCCGCTCAAGTGCGTTGTCTTGCGGCGTGGACCCAGGCGGCTAGCCGTGATCAAGCCTGGCAGCCCGACGGGTGCGGCGCATTGGAGCCGGAGTGA
- a CDS encoding DUF5681 domain-containing protein, producing the protein MAWKKGQSGNPSGRTVGSKNKHTAAMKHAFLEAFDMLGGVPALVAWGEKSKTEFYKLAARLIPTETHVTGALHV; encoded by the coding sequence ATGGCTTGGAAAAAGGGGCAATCAGGCAATCCAAGCGGCAGGACGGTGGGTAGTAAGAACAAGCACACCGCCGCGATGAAGCATGCCTTTCTAGAAGCATTCGACATGCTCGGTGGCGTTCCCGCACTGGTGGCCTGGGGTGAGAAGAGCAAGACAGAGTTTTACAAGCTGGCGGCGCGGCTGATCCCCACTGAAACCCATGTCACCGGAGCACTCCACGTTTAA
- a CDS encoding lysozyme, with amino-acid sequence MNLGTEGIALIKYFEGCKLTSYKCPGGKWTIGYGDTGPSVVPGLRITQAEAETRFHTRMSKEFVPGVRRRLRVPVTQYQFDALVSLAYNIGLGNLGISTLLRKLNAGDVTGAAEQFKVWKYAGGCISDGLIIRRAVERALFEGKDWRALAQELGAAHAAKRKQQRHAVKDRRA; translated from the coding sequence ATGAACCTAGGAACCGAAGGCATCGCCCTCATCAAATATTTTGAAGGGTGCAAGCTGACCTCGTACAAATGCCCGGGTGGCAAGTGGACCATTGGCTATGGTGATACCGGGCCTAGCGTGGTGCCTGGTTTGAGGATTACGCAGGCAGAAGCCGAGACGCGCTTTCACACCCGGATGTCTAAGGAATTCGTGCCGGGGGTGCGTCGGAGGCTGCGCGTGCCTGTCACCCAATATCAATTCGATGCGCTGGTCTCGCTGGCTTACAACATCGGCTTGGGGAATTTGGGGATCTCAACGTTGCTGCGCAAGCTCAATGCGGGAGATGTCACAGGCGCGGCGGAGCAGTTCAAAGTGTGGAAATACGCCGGTGGCTGTATCTCTGACGGCTTGATCATACGGCGCGCCGTCGAACGTGCGTTGTTTGAAGGCAAGGACTGGCGCGCGTTAGCGCAGGAACTGGGTGCCGCGCATGCTGCAAAGCGGAAGCAGCAGCGTCATGCAGTGAAGGACCGGCGTGCTTGA